In the Candidatus Tisiphia endosymbiont of Melanophora roralis genome, GCTCTTATCGCCTATGAATATTTTTCAACAAAAACTCTGATAAACTCAATTAAAATTGTACCTTTACTGCTGATCATTTCTACAATTTCATTTTTAGATGATCTTATTTCTATTCCGATATTTGTAAGACTAATTTTTCACATAATTTGTTCTACAATAGCCATTTTTTTATTTTTATCTCCAGTAGTATTGTTTCATCACGAATTACCTTTATATATTGATTTTGTACTATCTATAATAGGATTGATTGTCTTTTTAAATATTTATAATTTTCTTGATGGAATAGATGGTATTAGTGGTACTGAATCTATTCATTTATCGATCACTATATTGATACTTTGTTATCTAAAATCTGATATAATAATAAATATAAATTTTATAATTGTGCTTAACATCATTATATTAGCATGTTCCATAGGTTTTTTGATATTTAACTGGCATCCTGCTAAAATCTTTCTAGGGGACGTAGGTAGTATAAGCTTAGGATTTTTATTAGGTTTATGTTTGCTACTTATTTCAGCATCTAGTGTTCATTTGTTTGTTGCTTCATCTATTGCTAGCTTATATTACCTA is a window encoding:
- a CDS encoding UDP-phosphate alpha-N-acetylglucosaminyltransferase yields the protein MSNFINYSFLFLLSFIATSFLTWLLISSLPSFGVVDIPDPRRVHSRITPRGGGLAIVIVVIIALIAYEYFSTKTLINSIKIVPLLLIISTISFLDDLISIPIFVRLIFHIICSTIAIFLFLSPVVLFHHELPLYIDFVLSIIGLIVFLNIYNFLDGIDGISGTESIHLSITILILCYLKSDIIININFIIVLNIIILACSIGFLIFNWHPAKIFLGDVGSISLGFLLGLCLLLISASSVHLFVASSIASLYYLADGGLTILIRLVNKEKIWQPHLKHFFQKAVRNGKSHKEVVSRIIICNILLMVLSIISLYFPLLSIIFAILVVMVTIINFAHETA